The following coding sequences are from one Lycium ferocissimum isolate CSIRO_LF1 chromosome 3, AGI_CSIRO_Lferr_CH_V1, whole genome shotgun sequence window:
- the LOC132050046 gene encoding L-type lectin-domain containing receptor kinase IX.1-like, which translates to MVGFASLSALRYLVFLLMIIPFVTSLSFNFSSFNPNDQNVTYQGDAYPANGAIQLTTNKLNRAINASIGRATYSKPLHLWDKASGNVTDFSTHFSFSINSQGRTRYGDGLAFFLAPAGSTIPDNTTRGGSLGLTSNTQRLNTSGNHFVAVEFDTYQNVQYDPMGDHVGIDINSMQSVVNVTWFSSIPDGRRTDAWISYNSTSKNLSVVFTGFQLEGNTTVTVPQGLSYNLDLKEYLPEWVTFGFTGGAGLVFALQSIYSWNFTSSLDNNNNMTDPGVALPNTKLEHAPSNTNLGLVVGLISGGCVLVAACVLMLFAYWRKRKVREDEDDDMIDGSMTNEFERGAGAKKFLYSELARCTNNFSQEEMLGRGGFGGVYKGYLRELNCYVAVKRVSRESKQGIKEYASEVRIISRLRHKHLVQLLGWCHEKRELLLVYELMPNGSLDSHLFKGKSHLTWPIRFKIAQGLASALLYLHEEWEQCVVHRDIKSSNIMLDSNFNAKLGDFGLARLVDHDKGSQTTVLAGTMGYMAPECVTAGKASKETDVYSFGIVALEIACGRKPIDPKAEEHQVNIVDWVWSLYGMGNLRKAVDPKLSSEFKEEEMEHLLIVGLWCAHPDNNCRPSIRQAIHVLNFEAPLPTLPPNMPVPTYCSPSQLLPIASLSSSYDTNSTEIALTQIQQSVNRDNTDSSYKTTSSTTSSSSTSLLYPC; encoded by the coding sequence ATGGTTGGTTTTGCCTCTTTATCTGCTCTCAGATACCTTGTTTTTCTTCTTATGATAATTCCCTTTGTCACTTCACTGTCCTTCAATTTTAGTAGTTTTAATCCCAATGATCAGAATGTAACTTATCAGGGAGATGCTTATCCAGCAAATGGTGCAATTCAACTCACCACAAACAAGCTCAATCGTGCtataaatgcaagcataggtcGAGCCACATATTCGAAACCACTGCATCTCTGGGACAAGGCCTCTGGAAATGTCACAGATTTCAGTACACATTTCTCCTTTAGCATCAATTCACAGGGTAGAACAAGATATGGTGATGGTCTTGCCTTCTTCCTCGCGCCTGCAGGTTCAACAATTCCTGATAACACAACCAGAGGTGGAAGTCTTGGCCTTACAAGTAATACTCAGCGACTGAATACATCAGGTAATCATTTTGTTGCTGTGGAGTTTGACACCTATCAGAACGTGCAGTATGATCCAATGGGTGATCATGTAGGTATAGATATCAACTCTATGCAATCTGTAGTTAATGTGACCTGGTTTAGTAGCATTCCAGATGGTAGGAGAACTGATGCCTGGATTAGCTATAATTCAACCTCAAAAAATCTTAGTGTTGTCTTCACCGGTTTCCAACTCGAAGGGAATACCACAGTCACTGTCCCGCAGGGCCTATCTTACAATCTTGATCTGAAGGAATATTTGCCAGAATGGGTCACTTTTGGCTTCACAGGTGGAGCAGGACTCGTCTTTGCATTACAAAGCATCTATTCTTGGAATTTTACTTCTTCTTTagataataataacaacatgaCAGATCCAGGGGTAGCCTTACCAAACACCAAGCTAGAGCATGCACCAAGCAATACTAATTTAGGACTTGTGGTCGGATTGATTTCTGGTGGTTGTGTTTTGGTTGCAGCATGTGTTTTGATGTTGTTTGCATATTGGAGAAAGAGGAAGGtgagagaagatgaagatgatgatatgattgaCGGTTCCATGactaatgaatttgaaagaggcgCAGGAGCGAAGAAGTTCTTGTACAGTGAGTTGGCTAGATGTACAAATAACTTTTCGCAGGAAGAAATGCTTGGACGGGGTGGGTTTGGGGGTGTTTATAAAGGATATCTCAGGGAGTTGAACTGCTATGTTGCTGTTAAGAGGGTTTCAAGGGAGTCCAAGCAAGGAATAAAAGAGTATGCGTCAGAAGTCAGGATCATAAGCCGGTTAAGACACAAACATTTGGTACAACTCCTTGGTTGGTGCCATGAGAAAAGAGAACTTCTACTTGTCTATGAGCTTATGCCTAATGGAAGCTTGGACTCCCATCTTTTCAAGGGAAAAAGCCATTTGACATGGCCGATAAGATTCAAGATTGCTCAAGGCTTGGCTTCGGCATTGCTATATCTACACGAAGAATGGGAACAATGTGTGGTGCATAGGGATATAAAGTCGAGCAATATTATGTTGGATTCCAATTTCAATGCCAAACTTGGGGATTTTGGCTTAGCTAGGCTGGTTGACCATGATAAGGGATCCCAAACAACAGTATTGGCAGGCACGATGGGTTACATGGCTCCCGAATGTGTCACCGCTGGCAAAGCTAGCAAGGAAACAGACGTCTATAGCTTTGGTATTGTCGCATTAGAAATAGCTTGCGGAAGGAAACCTATTGATCCTAAAGCTGAGGAGCATCAAGTAAACATTGTTGATTGGGTTTGGAGTCTTTATGGAATGGGTAATCTTCGTAAAGCAGTTGATCCTAAACTATCATCAGAGTTCAAAGAAGAGGAGATGGAGCACTTGCTAATTGTTGGCTTATGGTGTGCTCATCCAGATAATAATTGCAGGCCTTCTATTAGGCAAGCAATTCATGTCCTTAATTTTGAAGCTCCATTGCCCACACTCCCTCCAAACATGCCTGTGCCAACATATTGCAGTCCATCACAACTTCTACCAATTGcttcattgtcatcatcatATGACACCAACAGTACGGAGATCGCCCTCACCCAGATCCAGCAATCAGTCAACAGAGACAACACTGATTCTTCATATAAAACAACTTCTTCTACAAcatcttcatcttcaacatCACTTCTGTATCCATGTTAA